A genomic segment from Deinococcus detaillensis encodes:
- a CDS encoding four-helix bundle copper-binding protein, with translation MTQSATQFIQRMLQTHPQSGQSPFEMSALVECISACFECAQVCTSCADACLGETEHLSHLAHCIRLNSDCADICDTTGRILIRQTQPELSVIRAQVQSCLAACKACGDECKQHAEKMNMKHCELCAESCRRCEQACQALLNGMQA, from the coding sequence ATGACCCAGTCTGCCACCCAGTTCATTCAGCGCATGCTGCAAACCCACCCCCAGTCCGGCCAGTCGCCATTCGAGATGAGTGCTCTAGTGGAATGCATCAGCGCCTGCTTCGAGTGTGCCCAGGTTTGTACAAGCTGTGCCGACGCCTGCCTAGGCGAGACCGAACACCTCTCGCACCTAGCCCACTGCATCCGGCTCAACTCGGACTGCGCCGACATCTGTGACACCACCGGGCGGATACTGATCCGTCAGACCCAGCCTGAACTGAGTGTCATTCGCGCTCAAGTGCAGTCCTGCCTAGCGGCCTGCAAAGCCTGCGGCGACGAGTGCAAGCAGCATGCCGAAAAGATGAATATGAAGCACTGCGAACTCTGCGCCGAGTCCTGCCGCCGCTGCGAGCAGGCGTGTCAAGCACTGCTGAATGGAATGCAAGCTTAG
- a CDS encoding NADH-quinone oxidoreductase subunit A yields MLLNLYSVIALAALFIFGLALLAAAAWRPNVKKLSQLGAWKQYRFGFPTYALIFLAFDMEMIFMYPWAVVFRGIGLEAFLDMLVFIAILLSGLFYAWRMGGLEWE; encoded by the coding sequence ATGCTGCTCAATCTTTACTCCGTTATCGCCCTGGCTGCTCTGTTCATCTTCGGGCTGGCGCTGCTCGCTGCTGCCGCCTGGCGTCCCAACGTCAAAAAGCTGAGCCAGCTGGGCGCTTGGAAGCAGTACCGTTTCGGCTTCCCCACTTACGCCCTGATCTTCCTCGCTTTTGATATGGAAATGATCTTTATGTACCCTTGGGCTGTCGTGTTCCGGGGCATCGGGCTGGAAGCGTTTCTGGATATGCTGGTGTTCATCGCCATTTTGCTCTCTGGGCTCTTTTACGCTTGGCGAATGGGCGGGCTGGAATGGGAGTAG
- a CDS encoding complex I subunit 1/NuoH family protein → MVVGVAFTFWLERALTLAVGAAQSLKLSEDVVLTHADRWMYPAGPISALFGVTVAAAVLPFGPRLIGADLGIGAFYFIVVVDFVVLGVALSGWGAGTRNAVESFYRITAQLVSYVIPLGLAYVGALMMAASLSTTQIVEAQRDVWFIVLQPLGFILYLVTGLMQAYRAPFYEPLSEHLGGGFLNFVGGWKALMWRAALAGLLFVISAMGAVLYLGGWLGPWLPPPVWMLLKTFALMTLMLWLGRRFKPLSTAQMLSLSWRILIPAGLLNVLVVGGLILAGVGPQ, encoded by the coding sequence TTGGTTGTAGGCGTGGCATTCACCTTCTGGCTGGAACGGGCCTTGACTCTGGCGGTAGGGGCGGCGCAGTCTCTCAAGCTTAGCGAAGACGTTGTGCTCACACACGCCGACCGCTGGATGTACCCGGCGGGGCCAATCTCGGCACTGTTCGGCGTGACGGTCGCGGCGGCGGTCTTGCCGTTTGGTCCAAGACTCATCGGCGCTGACTTGGGCATCGGGGCGTTCTACTTCATTGTGGTGGTGGATTTTGTGGTGCTGGGCGTGGCACTGAGCGGCTGGGGCGCGGGCACGAGAAATGCCGTGGAGAGTTTTTACCGCATCACCGCGCAGCTCGTCTCCTACGTAATACCCCTGGGACTCGCTTATGTCGGAGCGTTAATGATGGCCGCGTCCCTCTCAACGACACAGATCGTGGAGGCGCAGCGTGACGTGTGGTTCATCGTGCTTCAACCGCTGGGCTTCATCCTGTACCTCGTCACGGGATTGATGCAGGCCTACCGCGCTCCCTTTTACGAGCCGCTCTCAGAACACCTCGGCGGCGGATTTTTGAACTTTGTTGGCGGCTGGAAAGCGCTGATGTGGCGCGCTGCGCTGGCTGGGCTGCTGTTCGTGATCTCAGCGATGGGCGCGGTGCTGTACCTGGGCGGGTGGCTCGGTCCCTGGCTGCCGCCGCCCGTCTGGATGCTGCTCAAAACCTTCGCGCTGATGACATTGATGCTGTGGCTGGGGCGACGCTTCAAGCCGCTCAGCACCGCGCAGATGCTCTCACTCTCCTGGCGCATTCTGATTCCTGCCGGACTCCTCAACGTCCTGGTTGTCGGCGGTCTGATTCTCGCAGGGGTGGGGCCGCAATGA
- a CDS encoding NADH-quinone oxidoreductase subunit J family protein, whose product MMLGETAQWVAFILFTLLTVLGALGMSTTMSMFRSGIFLMASFIGVAGLFILLSADLLGLLQIMMYIGGMLVMILFMLLFSMDPGGAMMAGMDMSPVERLFSRGLKPQDKGEEHSGQDDMAGEEDSDGEKPHDHAAMQHSGMKIDGEHDHHAMHNSDDQEGLSEQAQPQSHGEMADMDMGDEDAAHKPHDYAAINHSGMNHGAAEQQMGENHAMTHGDAGNSPTSGEKDCEHGQMDHSSMDHGDMDMGNMDMDMSMVTPARPWAAAIGIAFSAVLVGLLLWRPTWPVTSAAFSTDSPREIGMLLMGKYMMAFEGVGLLILLGIFGAVFLQRPGSHPSDQGREAYVTADKNPVSIELEPEDES is encoded by the coding sequence ATGATGTTAGGTGAAACAGCGCAGTGGGTCGCCTTCATTCTGTTCACGCTGCTGACGGTGCTGGGCGCACTCGGCATGTCCACCACCATGAGCATGTTCCGCAGCGGCATCTTCCTGATGGCCTCGTTCATCGGCGTGGCAGGCCTGTTTATCTTGCTCTCCGCTGATCTGCTCGGCCTGTTGCAAATCATGATGTACATCGGCGGGATGCTGGTGATGATCCTCTTCATGCTGCTGTTCTCAATGGACCCTGGCGGAGCAATGATGGCAGGCATGGACATGTCGCCGGTTGAGCGGCTATTCAGCCGGGGGCTGAAACCACAGGACAAGGGCGAGGAGCATTCAGGCCAGGACGACATGGCCGGAGAGGAAGACTCAGACGGGGAAAAGCCTCACGATCACGCCGCAATGCAACATTCCGGGATGAAGATAGACGGGGAACACGATCACCATGCCATGCACAACAGTGACGACCAAGAAGGCCTGTCCGAACAAGCTCAACCGCAAAGTCACGGCGAGATGGCCGACATGGACATGGGCGACGAGGACGCGGCCCACAAGCCACACGACTACGCCGCCATAAATCACTCGGGCATGAACCACGGTGCCGCCGAGCAGCAGATGGGGGAGAACCATGCCATGACGCACGGCGATGCCGGGAACAGTCCGACGAGTGGAGAAAAGGACTGTGAGCACGGCCAGATGGATCATTCCAGCATGGATCACGGCGACATGGACATGGGCAACATGGATATGGACATGAGCATGGTCACACCCGCCCGGCCCTGGGCAGCGGCAATCGGTATTGCCTTCAGCGCCGTGCTGGTGGGTTTGCTGCTGTGGCGTCCCACCTGGCCCGTCACGAGTGCCGCCTTCAGCACCGATTCGCCCCGAGAGATCGGCATGCTGCTGATGGGCAAATACATGATGGCTTTCGAGGGCGTAGGCCTGCTGATCTTGCTGGGCATCTTCGGAGCCGTGTTTTTGCAGCGCCCTGGTTCGCACCCCTCGGATCAGGGTCGTGAGGCTTACGTCACCGCCGACAAGAATCCAGTTTCAATTGAGCTGGAGCCGGAGGACGAATCGTGA
- the nuoK gene encoding NADH-quinone oxidoreductase subunit NuoK, producing MTIPLSAYLIVAALLFGIGIYTVVAQRSAVMVLMGVEVLLNAIGLNLIAFWRYVHPQDYSGQIFTILIVTVGAIEMAVGLAIMMLLYRNRQTQQVDDYQELKG from the coding sequence GTGACCATTCCCCTCAGTGCTTACCTGATCGTGGCGGCTCTCTTATTTGGCATCGGCATCTACACGGTGGTGGCGCAGCGCTCCGCCGTGATGGTGCTGATGGGCGTGGAAGTGCTGCTCAACGCCATAGGCCTCAATCTCATCGCCTTCTGGCGCTACGTGCATCCGCAGGACTACTCCGGTCAGATCTTCACCATCCTGATCGTGACGGTGGGAGCGATTGAAATGGCGGTCGGCCTCGCCATCATGATGCTGCTCTACCGCAACCGCCAGACGCAGCAAGTGGACGATTATCAGGAGTTGAAAGGATGA
- a CDS encoding NADH-quinone oxidoreductase subunit 5 family protein has product MTALLLAVPLAPLAISLLIGISQSKYAGWLNLVGVVLSLLALLLIGGASPALSGLWFESGAFRITVGLSLDGLSKLLAYLVAGVGLLVSVYAVGYMRGEKGQPRFFATFSFFIGAMLTLVLSDSFALLFAAWEGVGLASYLLIGFHYTEEKAHKAAFRAFLMTRVGDVGLLLGWLLALNLTGTSDIATFLTRVNTLPATLLAALFLIGAIGKSAQLPLTAWLPDAMAGPTPVSALLHSATMVAAGVYLLLRLEPLFAAAPAVLLAVAIVGGLTALFSALVATAQTDLKRVLAWSTVSQLGEMFFAYGLGGPFAAASHLGVHALFKSALFLSAGAVQHAADTLDMRRLGGLWRLMPLSALTFTLAGLTLAGVPPFGAFWSEEAILGTAVQAGTFVGAFMLLLIFLAGVYISRAGVATFWPRRENAKAHEVGALMAWPGLILAVAALFGGVLGEVLRGLLPFTPSPEVTLGWRIAAISASVLGLAWGGVWAVRLSATPALGDWPRVLGTALEGLMVGMARGTWALSLGLQRLEGGLNGAARSTAHAALGSSLGVQRAESSFDTSGRVVADFTLSGANLTARAEEGGFAQGADNLARSLGNLGTRLRGLETGKIYLYTLILFGWVLVMAVGAVLWH; this is encoded by the coding sequence ATGACAGCCCTGCTACTGGCCGTGCCGCTCGCGCCGTTGGCCATTTCGCTGCTGATCGGTATATCGCAAAGCAAATATGCGGGCTGGCTGAACCTTGTGGGCGTCGTCCTGTCATTGCTGGCCCTGCTGCTGATCGGTGGGGCGAGTCCGGCGCTGTCAGGCCTCTGGTTTGAAAGCGGGGCATTTCGGATAACGGTGGGCCTCTCGCTGGACGGCCTCTCCAAGCTGCTGGCTTACCTGGTGGCGGGCGTCGGCCTGCTGGTCAGCGTCTACGCAGTGGGCTACATGCGGGGGGAAAAGGGGCAGCCTAGATTCTTCGCCACCTTTTCCTTCTTCATCGGCGCGATGCTCACCCTGGTGCTGTCCGACTCCTTCGCACTGCTGTTCGCTGCCTGGGAGGGCGTGGGGCTGGCCTCGTACCTGCTGATCGGCTTCCACTACACCGAGGAAAAAGCGCACAAAGCGGCATTCCGGGCTTTTCTGATGACGCGAGTGGGCGACGTGGGGCTGCTACTCGGCTGGCTGCTGGCGCTGAATCTGACCGGAACGAGCGACATCGCCACGTTTCTGACTCGGGTGAACACGCTTCCCGCCACGCTGCTGGCCGCCCTGTTCCTGATCGGGGCCATTGGCAAGAGTGCCCAACTCCCGCTGACCGCCTGGCTGCCCGACGCGATGGCTGGCCCCACACCAGTCTCAGCGCTGCTGCACTCGGCGACGATGGTGGCGGCGGGCGTGTACCTGCTGCTGAGGCTAGAACCGCTGTTTGCCGCTGCGCCCGCCGTCCTGCTGGCGGTGGCCATCGTGGGCGGCCTGACGGCGCTCTTCTCGGCCCTTGTCGCTACCGCCCAGACGGATCTCAAACGGGTGCTGGCGTGGTCAACAGTGTCGCAACTTGGAGAGATGTTTTTCGCTTATGGGCTGGGCGGGCCGTTTGCTGCCGCCTCCCATCTGGGGGTCCACGCGCTGTTCAAGTCGGCGCTGTTTCTGAGCGCGGGGGCCGTGCAGCATGCGGCGGACACGCTGGACATGCGGCGGCTGGGCGGCCTGTGGCGATTAATGCCGCTGAGCGCCCTTACCTTCACCCTGGCAGGCCTGACGCTGGCTGGAGTGCCCCCCTTCGGCGCGTTCTGGAGCGAGGAGGCCATTCTGGGCACGGCGGTTCAGGCCGGAACGTTCGTCGGCGCGTTTATGCTGCTGCTGATCTTTCTGGCGGGCGTCTACATCTCGCGGGCGGGCGTGGCGACCTTCTGGCCGAGGAGAGAGAACGCGAAAGCGCATGAAGTCGGTGCGTTGATGGCCTGGCCCGGTCTGATTCTGGCCGTTGCCGCGCTGTTCGGCGGCGTTCTGGGTGAAGTGCTGCGCGGCCTGTTGCCCTTCACTCCGTCGCCGGAAGTGACGCTGGGCTGGCGGATTGCGGCCATCTCTGCGAGTGTTCTGGGCCTCGCCTGGGGCGGTGTGTGGGCCGTTCGTTTGAGTGCTACTCCCGCTCTCGGCGACTGGCCGCGTGTGCTGGGAACGGCGCTGGAAGGCCTGATGGTGGGCATGGCGCGGGGCACCTGGGCACTCTCACTCGGGTTGCAGCGGCTGGAAGGGGGACTGAACGGCGCGGCACGATCTACCGCTCACGCGGCGCTGGGCAGCAGTCTCGGCGTTCAGCGGGCGGAGTCCAGCTTTGATACTTCCGGGCGGGTAGTCGCCGACTTTACACTGTCGGGCGCGAATCTGACTGCCCGCGCCGAGGAAGGCGGCTTCGCACAGGGAGCTGACAACCTGGCCCGAAGTCTGGGCAACCTGGGCACCCGGCTACGCGGTCTGGAAACCGGAAAGATTTACCTCTACACCCTGATTCTCTTCGGCTGGGTGCTGGTCATGGCCGTGGGGGCCGTGCTGTGGCACTGA
- a CDS encoding complex I subunit 4 family protein, producing MLNLIIFLPLLTGLLILALPASRPALLRWASLGGAGLTLLGSLWLWFSFDGRAGGIQSRTVTNWVPSIGASYDVGLSGLGLAIIVLTALLLTLVMVYVLSERERVKEHAFLFLLMGTGLIGLFSAQDLLLFYLFFEVALVPMYFIVGIWGGEGRRYAAMKFFLYTRAGSLAMLLSFLALYLGTPGTGGAAHSFSIAAVAAAQPYAGTTAAFWVMLGLLLGFGVKLPTFPLHNWLPDAHVEAPTEGSVMLAGAQLKMGAYGLLFILLPLMPQTVQRYAWLLAALGIISLVYGALAALAQRDLKRLIAYTSINHMGYVMLAAGIWGLTSNLAVRELTLNGAAFQMVSHGLLTGGMFFLVGILGHRAGTRNIDAFGGLMSLPRFAGLLGLLAFGSLGLPGLSGFVAEFQVIGATVGVNIWLAVLTVLGLLISTGLYLRVLAGVLMGQKPAELNIQDLNGRELWAIVPLAVLSLLLGILPAVLLEPLSNAVRSLAALGR from the coding sequence GTGCTGAACCTCATTATCTTCCTGCCCCTGCTGACTGGGTTGCTGATTCTGGCCCTCCCCGCCTCGCGTCCCGCTTTGCTGCGCTGGGCGTCACTGGGCGGCGCTGGTTTGACACTGCTTGGCAGCTTGTGGCTGTGGTTCAGCTTTGATGGCAGGGCGGGCGGCATTCAGTCGCGCACGGTCACGAATTGGGTTCCCTCCATCGGCGCGAGTTACGACGTGGGCCTGAGCGGGCTGGGCCTCGCCATAATCGTTCTCACGGCCCTACTGCTGACCTTGGTCATGGTCTACGTCTTATCGGAACGGGAGCGAGTCAAGGAACACGCCTTCCTCTTTTTGCTGATGGGCACCGGCCTGATTGGTCTGTTCTCGGCTCAGGATTTGCTGCTGTTCTACCTGTTCTTTGAGGTCGCACTGGTGCCGATGTATTTCATCGTGGGCATCTGGGGCGGCGAGGGCAGGCGGTATGCGGCCATGAAGTTTTTTCTCTACACGCGGGCGGGCAGCCTGGCGATGCTGCTGAGTTTTCTGGCGCTGTATCTCGGCACGCCGGGCACGGGCGGCGCGGCCCACAGCTTCTCCATCGCGGCAGTCGCGGCGGCGCAGCCTTACGCCGGGACCACTGCCGCCTTCTGGGTGATGCTGGGGTTGCTGCTGGGCTTCGGTGTCAAACTGCCCACCTTTCCACTCCACAACTGGCTGCCCGACGCGCACGTGGAAGCGCCCACCGAGGGCAGCGTGATGCTGGCGGGCGCTCAACTCAAGATGGGCGCGTACGGGCTGCTGTTTATCCTGTTGCCGCTGATGCCGCAAACGGTGCAGCGCTACGCCTGGTTGCTGGCCGCGCTGGGCATCATCTCGCTGGTGTACGGCGCACTGGCGGCCCTGGCGCAGCGCGATCTCAAGCGGCTGATCGCTTACACCTCCATCAACCACATGGGTTACGTGATGTTAGCGGCGGGCATCTGGGGACTCACCAGTAATTTGGCAGTGCGCGAGCTGACCTTAAACGGTGCGGCCTTCCAGATGGTCAGTCACGGCCTGCTGACTGGCGGGATGTTCTTTCTGGTGGGCATTCTGGGCCACCGCGCCGGAACGCGCAATATTGACGCGTTCGGCGGGCTGATGTCGCTGCCGCGCTTCGCCGGACTGCTGGGCCTGCTGGCCTTCGGTTCGCTGGGTCTGCCGGGGCTGTCGGGCTTTGTGGCCGAGTTTCAGGTGATCGGGGCCACGGTGGGCGTGAACATATGGCTGGCAGTGCTGACGGTTCTTGGGCTGCTTATTTCCACTGGCCTGTATCTGCGCGTTTTGGCAGGGGTGCTGATGGGTCAGAAACCCGCAGAATTGAATATTCAGGACTTGAACGGGCGTGAGTTGTGGGCGATTGTTCCGCTGGCGGTTCTCTCGCTGTTGCTGGGCATTTTACCTGCTGTGCTGCTGGAGCCACTGTCCAATGCCGTGCGCTCCCTCGCGGCACTGGGACGCTGA
- a CDS encoding NADH-quinone oxidoreductase subunit N, whose product MNCLDLWAIGPELALALTCLLLVPLAGLVRGKWRALPSIFAGFGMVVALFLNIQTLNFPQQAVFCGTYALDGFGSVFKLLIIGSALLALLPIAAYFHGRDAEPHAPVALMFAVLGGVALAGSLDLGLIVLFLQMLSTASYLLVSVTRGGKRANEATLKYFIYGAVALAVMAYGLSFLYGLTGSLSLSSIGAALGGADPVWVWVALTLILVGYAFEITAVPFHFWAPDVYAGASAPVTGFISVLPKIAGFAGLLRLLLIAFPNGLSGWPILIAVLAALTMLLGNLAALRQTRLKRLLAYSSIAQAGYVLMAVAVAGTVPGALSAAGYYLAAYAFMNLAAFTVVAQFERKSGQDQLTSLRGLSKTAPGTAALLTLALLSLAGIPPLAGFLGKVLLLQMALSGGLTWLAVFAALNMVLGLYYYLRPVVEMYLRSPEGETELHREPGYGWALGLTTFGTLLLGIWPAPALALLSGLARMLH is encoded by the coding sequence ATGAACTGCCTTGATCTGTGGGCCATCGGGCCGGAACTGGCTCTGGCGCTGACCTGCCTGCTGCTCGTTCCGTTGGCCGGATTGGTGCGCGGCAAATGGCGGGCGCTGCCGTCCATCTTCGCGGGATTCGGCATGGTCGTGGCGCTGTTCCTGAACATTCAAACCCTCAACTTCCCCCAGCAAGCCGTCTTCTGCGGCACCTACGCGCTGGACGGCTTCGGCAGCGTCTTCAAGCTGCTGATCATCGGCTCGGCTTTACTGGCTCTGCTGCCCATCGCCGCTTACTTTCATGGACGCGACGCCGAACCGCACGCCCCCGTCGCGCTGATGTTTGCCGTGCTGGGCGGGGTGGCGCTGGCGGGCAGCTTAGATCTGGGATTGATCGTGCTGTTCCTCCAGATGCTCAGCACCGCCTCTTACCTGCTGGTCAGCGTGACGCGCGGCGGTAAGCGGGCCAACGAGGCCACGCTCAAATACTTCATCTACGGCGCGGTGGCGCTGGCAGTCATGGCCTACGGCCTGAGTTTTCTCTACGGCCTGACCGGAAGTCTGTCGCTGAGCAGCATCGGTGCGGCGCTGGGCGGAGCTGATCCGGTGTGGGTCTGGGTGGCGCTGACGCTCATTCTGGTGGGCTACGCTTTCGAGATCACCGCCGTGCCTTTTCACTTCTGGGCACCGGATGTCTACGCCGGAGCGAGTGCGCCGGTCACGGGTTTCATCTCGGTGCTGCCCAAGATCGCCGGATTCGCCGGACTGCTTCGGCTGCTATTGATCGCCTTTCCAAACGGGCTTTCGGGCTGGCCCATCCTGATCGCCGTCCTGGCCGCCCTGACTATGCTGCTGGGCAACCTGGCGGCGCTGCGCCAAACCCGGCTCAAGCGGCTGCTGGCTTACTCCAGCATCGCGCAGGCGGGCTACGTGCTGATGGCAGTGGCGGTGGCCGGAACAGTGCCAGGAGCACTGAGCGCAGCAGGCTACTATCTGGCGGCGTATGCCTTCATGAATCTGGCAGCATTTACGGTGGTGGCGCAGTTCGAACGGAAAAGTGGGCAAGACCAGCTCACCAGTCTGCGTGGACTTTCAAAAACTGCCCCCGGTACGGCGGCGCTGCTGACGCTGGCGTTACTCTCGCTGGCTGGAATTCCCCCGCTGGCCGGGTTTCTGGGCAAGGTCTTGCTGCTGCAAATGGCCTTGTCGGGTGGGCTGACCTGGCTGGCGGTGTTCGCGGCGCTGAATATGGTGCTGGGGCTGTACTACTACCTTCGGCCCGTCGTGGAGATGTATTTGCGCTCCCCCGAAGGTGAGACTGAGCTGCACCGTGAGCCGGGGTACGGCTGGGCGCTGGGCCTGACCACCTTCGGTACGCTGCTGCTGGGGATCTGGCCTGCACCCGCGCTGGCGTTACTGTCTGGGCTGGCGCGGATGCTGCATTGA
- a CDS encoding sensor histidine kinase has translation MKLFPRLFLSHLLVIIVALGALLLIAELLAPAFIRHHVEQMVALIGPNGASLRPDLERGVRGTLTSALIASVPLSLTVAALTALFSARRMMHSVALLRDGSHAIAAGEYTRRLPEQGQDELTDLARHFNRMASALEQVERGRIELITNVAHELRTPLSALRGYAEALEDQVMNSAAASQAIIRETRALERLARDLSLVSRVEAGAVELRLSNFQPQEVMQAAIARFEGAAEEQGLRLELDLPHPFPAVTGDEERTSQVLANLLSNAVRHTPSGGQVSLSARQQGGVVIFEVRDTGVGIPPEHLSRIFERFYRVDAARTRSDGSGVGLTIAKGLVERMGGSLKVESSAAGSVFTFTLLAAHHG, from the coding sequence ATGAAACTCTTTCCTCGACTGTTTTTATCGCATCTGCTGGTCATCATCGTAGCGCTGGGCGCACTCCTGCTGATTGCCGAACTGCTCGCCCCTGCCTTCATCCGCCACCATGTTGAGCAGATGGTGGCGCTGATTGGCCCGAACGGCGCTTCCCTGCGCCCAGACCTGGAGCGCGGCGTGCGCGGCACTCTCACCTCCGCGCTGATCGCCTCGGTGCCGCTGTCATTGACGGTGGCGGCGCTCACGGCGCTTTTTTCGGCCCGGCGGATGATGCACAGCGTGGCCCTGCTGCGCGACGGGAGCCACGCCATCGCCGCAGGTGAGTACACCCGCCGCCTCCCCGAACAGGGTCAGGACGAACTCACCGATCTGGCCCGCCATTTCAACCGCATGGCCAGCGCCCTGGAGCAAGTAGAAAGGGGCCGCATTGAGCTGATCACCAATGTGGCTCACGAACTCCGCACGCCGCTCAGTGCCCTGCGGGGTTACGCTGAGGCGCTGGAAGATCAGGTTATGAATTCTGCCGCTGCGTCGCAGGCCATCATCCGCGAAACCCGCGCCCTGGAACGGCTGGCCAGAGACCTTAGCCTGGTGTCAAGGGTGGAGGCGGGCGCGGTGGAGTTGCGCCTCAGCAACTTCCAGCCGCAAGAGGTCATGCAGGCGGCAATCGCACGCTTTGAAGGCGCAGCCGAGGAGCAGGGGTTGCGTCTTGAACTTGATTTGCCCCACCCCTTCCCTGCCGTGACCGGGGATGAGGAGCGCACCTCGCAGGTGCTGGCCAATCTGCTGAGTAACGCCGTGCGCCATACGCCCAGCGGCGGTCAGGTCAGCCTTAGCGCCCGTCAGCAGGGCGGAGTTGTCATTTTTGAAGTGCGGGATACCGGCGTTGGCATCCCGCCGGAACACTTAAGCCGTATTTTTGAGCGTTTTTACCGGGTGGATGCGGCTCGCACGCGCAGTGACGGCAGCGGCGTAGGCCTGACGATCGCCAAAGGGCTGGTCGAGCGCATGGGCGGCAGTCTCAAGGTCGAGTCCAGCGCCGCCGGGAGCGTGTTTACTTTCACCTTGCTGGCGGCGCATCACGGGTAG
- a CDS encoding winged helix-turn-helix domain-containing protein yields MARILIVDDDPAIQEILAAYLATEGHTVLSAVSGDAALPLMGSADLAILDWMLPGFSGLEVAAEARARGLELPILMLSARSEEEDKLRGLAIGIDDYVVKPFSPREVLARVRVLLRRVGVRHETRSGELSLDARSRRVTLSGEVIELSRLEYDLLITLAQHPGLVWSRERLLERLWDNSLPGSSRVVDVHITSLRKKLSDDPEHPRYIETVRGVGYRFKDELV; encoded by the coding sequence ATGGCCCGCATCCTGATCGTCGACGATGACCCGGCCATTCAGGAAATCCTGGCCGCCTACCTGGCGACGGAAGGACACACGGTACTGAGCGCTGTCAGCGGTGACGCCGCCTTGCCACTGATGGGCAGTGCTGACCTCGCCATTCTCGACTGGATGCTGCCGGGCTTCAGCGGACTGGAAGTCGCCGCCGAGGCCCGTGCACGCGGATTGGAACTGCCCATCCTGATGCTGAGCGCCCGCAGCGAGGAGGAAGACAAGTTGCGCGGACTGGCCATCGGCATTGACGATTACGTGGTCAAGCCCTTCAGTCCGCGTGAAGTGCTGGCCCGCGTGCGCGTGTTGCTGCGCCGGGTGGGCGTGCGGCATGAAACGCGCAGCGGTGAGCTGTCACTTGATGCGCGCAGCCGCCGGGTGACGCTCAGCGGCGAGGTCATCGAGCTGTCGCGACTGGAATACGATCTGCTCATCACACTGGCGCAGCACCCCGGACTGGTCTGGAGCCGCGAGAGATTGCTGGAGCGCTTGTGGGACAATTCGCTGCCGGGATCGTCCCGCGTGGTCGACGTGCATATCACCAGCCTCCGAAAGAAGTTGAGCGACGATCCGGAGCACCCGCGCTACATCGAGACGGTGCGGGGTGTGGGCTACCGCTTCAAAGACGAGCTGGTATGA
- a CDS encoding DUF305 domain-containing protein: MKNKLKTVSLISALSLAMLGLAPAQKMDSMPGMTHTVQADKNLSSLSGKAFDRAFLSMMIVHHQGAIDMSKAVINNVKDAQVKTWTKAVISAQQKEIKDMTSWLGSLGGVDKSWQTGMAKEMDGMLAALKTNKDSDAGFVTGMLPHHASAIEMATLALQKSSDARVTKLAREIIRTQADEMYLYRQWLIKRGI, from the coding sequence ATGAAAAATAAACTCAAGACTGTTTCGCTGATATCCGCCCTTTCCCTGGCCATGTTAGGCCTGGCCCCAGCGCAGAAGATGGACAGCATGCCGGGGATGACCCACACTGTCCAGGCAGACAAGAACCTGTCCAGCCTCAGTGGCAAGGCCTTTGATCGCGCTTTCCTCTCCATGATGATCGTCCACCACCAAGGGGCCATCGACATGAGCAAGGCCGTGATCAACAACGTCAAGGACGCGCAGGTCAAGACCTGGACGAAAGCCGTTATCAGCGCCCAGCAAAAAGAAATTAAAGATATGACCAGTTGGCTGGGTAGCCTCGGTGGGGTAGACAAATCCTGGCAAACCGGCATGGCCAAGGAGATGGACGGGATGCTGGCGGCACTGAAAACCAATAAAGACAGCGACGCCGGATTTGTCACCGGGATGCTCCCGCACCACGCCAGCGCCATTGAGATGGCCACGTTGGCCCTGCAAAAGAGCAGCGACGCCCGCGTGACCAAGCTGGCCCGCGAGATTATCCGCACCCAAGCCGACGAGATGTACCTCTACCGCCAGTGGCTGATCAAGCGCGGCATTTGA
- a CDS encoding metal-sensitive transcriptional regulator yields the protein MPEDSRKRASRRLKIARGHLDAIVRMLDDPDAYCVDVLRQIKAVQGALSGAGEVVLRGHLEAHVATSHQRGDSIEIVEELMEALKYT from the coding sequence ATGCCGGAAGACTCCCGCAAACGCGCCTCGCGCCGCCTGAAGATCGCACGCGGCCACCTTGACGCCATCGTGAGAATGCTGGATGACCCCGACGCTTACTGCGTGGACGTGCTGAGGCAGATTAAAGCGGTGCAGGGGGCCTTATCGGGTGCGGGCGAGGTGGTGCTGCGCGGCCACTTGGAAGCGCACGTGGCCACATCGCATCAGCGCGGCGACAGTATCGAGATCGTCGAGGAACTGATGGAAGCGCTCAAATACACCTGA